In the genome of Methanococcoides burtonii DSM 6242, the window GTCCACCATTCGAGATTCCACAAGTTCTTTTCTGATATCACCCTCACCGGACGATTTAGAGGTCAAAGATCCTTTGGCCAGAACAAAACCTGCCTGACCATTTGGACTTAAATGATAGAGAAAGTGCTGAATCCAGGCATAGTTGGCGTTTCCGGCAGGCGGAACACCATATTTCCACCTGCCATCCTTGCGCAGCAGATCGCCACTCCAGTCGCTGTCGTTGAACGGAGGATTGGCTATGACATAATCCGCTTTCAAATCTTTATGGCTATCGTTCAGGAAGGAGCCTTCATTATTCCATTTAACCTGTGAACTATCAATACCACGAATGGCGAGGTTCATTTTTGCCAGCCGCCAGGTGGTCTGGTTGCTCTCCTGTCCGTAAATCGATATGTCGTTTACTTTGCCTCGATGGTCGGCAACAAACTTCTCTGACTGCACAAACATACCACCAGAACCACAGCAGGGGTCAAAGACCCGGCCATTGTAGGGTTCCAGCATCTCTACCAACAATTCAACTACGCTTCTTGGTGTGTAGAACTGTCCTCCCCTTTTGCCTTCTGCCAGAGCAAATTCACCAAGGAAATACTCGAAAACATGACCGAGAATATCAGCACTTCTGGCTTTGGCATCACCAAGAGCAATGTTACTTACCAGATCGATCAAACCGCCAAGACTTGTGGGGTCGAGATTGCCTCGTGCAAAGACTTTTGGCAAAACTCCCTTGAGCAAGGGATTCTCTCTTTCTATTGCGTCCATAGCCCTATCAACATCTTTACCGATTTCTGGCTGTTTGGCTTTTGATTGCAGATATGACCAGCGGGCAATCGCAGGAACAAAAAAGACATTTTCAGCTTTGTACTCGTCCCTGTCTTCAGGATCAGCACCGGTATAATCTCCATCTCCTTTTTGCAGTTTTTGATATAATTCCTCAAAGGAATCAGAGATATATTTTAGGAAAATCAAGCCCAAGACTATATGTTTGTACTCAGCAGCATCAATGTTTTTTCTGAGTTTATCCGCCGCTTTCCACAATTGCTTTTCAATAGTTTCATCTTGAGTTTTATTGTTATTCTTTGCCATTATACCAATCTTTCCTGATAATCGTATTAACGCTCATTCAGAGGCGATATACTTTCTAATAGACACTTTTATGTCATATTCCATAGGCGATGTCGATTAACATAGTTTTTATGTGTAAAATCGTTTCAATATCGTCAGTTGCACAACTCATTGATATTCGAACTTATGTTCGTCGATGCCATTTTGTTTGAACAGTCATAATTATTACTTATTTTCATTTTCATGATCAAATCAGTGGGTTCTGCATACAACCAAAACTTTTATTGCTTGTATAAATATATATTTCTGCCGTTTTACTACTCTTATGCCCCAATAGATCATGTATATATCTTAAATACACCCCGTTTCTAACAAATGTGTGACAAATGTGTGACAAAACTGTGTCTGAAACTGTGAATGCTTTTGTTACTCCATCACTTCTTACATCATTATTAAATATTTTTCATTTTTGGTGGCACATCACGAATATTGATTTTATCTATTAATGTTAGAGAAAAACACGCTTTAAGGTAGTGTCACCATTTTGCTGTAACTTTGACCTGTACATCTCTAAGCTTAGCCTTTCATAGTTAAATATCTATTTTCTGTGACCCAATTTTTATTATAGTCAATCAACACTGCAACCACTAATCTCACCAAAGGTTCATCATTTGGAAACGCTCCAACCACCACCAAAATTCCTTCCCAAAGAAAAACATATATATTCTGTGCAAAAGAATGTTAAATAGTACAATTGTCTCTGCAGATATTTCAAATCGTACCTTAAAATGCTAAAAATGGTAGTGGTAACCATGATAAAAATTGATGGTATGGAAAGCTCTAGTGAAGCAAAGACCTATGCAATGACATACTTGCACAACTGCAGGATCTCAAATGAATACAGGAAGCAATTGGTCAATTGGGTAGGCACGTATCTTGATGAGAGTATGCTTGAGAACATTATTGCTTACAAGAATTCAGAACATTGGGAGCAGCCGTTCGAATCGATAAAGGACGAGGCTGAAAATGATCTGGAAATTGCATCTCTTTATGCATCCGTAAGTGAACACTTCAACATCGACATGATGGTATTTGAAGGTAATTTGCTGTCCATTTTCAACATATTGCTTTCCAGAATGAAACATCTTGATAAAAAAGTAATAGCTCACTAAAAAAAAACGAATGAGGTCTTTTAGACCCGTACTCTCTGACTGCTGGAATTCCTTTTGTGGTCGCCCAGTTCAGAATCAATAAGTAAGGAACCGTTTAGTACCGGACCATCCTTGCATACTCTCAGACCATCGGGGTCCATACAGCAGGCACCACAAACTCCAATAGCACATTTGAAATACCTGTGCATACTGAACTCTGAGCGGTCAAGTGCATCCTTTTCCTGTAACGCTTTCATTACATTGGCCATCATTATCTCAGGACCACAAACACATATCCTGTCATAGACAGAAACATCCATGTCCGCAAGTACTGTCGTAACAAAACCACAAGTCCCGGCAGAACCGTCATCTGTGGTTATATGAAGTTCACCAGCTGAAGAGAAGCGATCCTCGAAAACCAGTTCGTAACATTCCCTTGAACCCAGGATAGTAGTTACCTTTGCACCACATTCTGCTGCATAGTCAGCAAGGGGTCCCAGAGGGGCAGCTCCAACACCGCCTGCGATTATCAGTATGTGCTCATCTTTTTTGGGCAAAGTGAAACCTTTACCGAACGGTCCTCGCAGGCCCACAGAATCGCCCACCTTCATATCGAAAAGCTTGGAAGTAGCATCTCCTACATTCTGCACAGTGATCCCATTCAGGTATGAAGAGCCCATTGGAACTTCATCCACACCACGTACCCAGACCATGACGAACTGGCCGGGAAGGGCATCATCAAAGGAAATATCGAAACGGAACGTCCTGATGGTAGGGGATTCCTCGACTATCTCAACTATCTTTGCGTTTACTGGTTTCATTAGATCACCTCATGAGAAAGACCAATAATATCCCCGACATCCGAGTATCCTTTGTCCTGAAGGAAAAGCTCTATTCCGGATGCAATATCTGAAAAGATATCCACACTTTCATGGACCGCTGAGCCTATTTGAACTGCACTTGCTCCTGCCATCATCATTTCCACTGCATCTTCCCATGTGGAAACACCGCCAACTCCTATAACAGGAATGTCGAGGGCTTCATAAAGGTCATAGACACATTTTATTGCAACCGGTTTTACAGCCGGGCCGGAAAGCCCTCCAAAGCGGTTGCCCAGTATAGGATAACCCGAATTGATATCGATGGCCATACCACGAAGAGTATTGATAGCCACCACCGCATCCGCACCACCATTTTGTGCTGCTTTCCCTATGGCTTTGATATCGGTCACGTTGGGAGTAAGTTTTACCCACACCGGCACGTCCACAGCATCACAAACAGCGGCTGTAATTGATTCCACCATACAGGTATCGGTTCCTATGGTGGCACCATAACCTTCCGCATGAGGACAGCTCACATTAAGCTCGAAAGCAGCCGGTTCGGAATCTGCAAGGCCTTCTGCTACTTTCACAAAATCCTCGGCATTGCCACCGAAGATGCTTGCTATCACCGGCACATCAGTGCCGGATCGAACTGTCTTTATCTCATTATCAAATTCAGTATAGGAAGGATTTGGAAGACCCATAGCATTCAAGAAACCGCATTCAAGTTTTATCATGCTGGGATTCGGATGACCTGCCTTGGGTTCCGGTCCAATTGATTTGGTCACAACCCCGCCTGCACCACATTCTGCAATGCGGAGAAGGGATGCACCGGTAGTTCCCATTATACCGGATGCGAGCATGGTCGGATTCTTGAAATCTATACCTGTAATAGTTACCATAAGCTTCTACTTCCCATCATCAATTATTCATCATCGCAGCCGGACATCTCGCAGACCGCTTCCTGCACAAGCTCTTTACCGCCCATCTCCACAAGCATCCTGCCGATACTCAGAGCATGTTCGCGATAGTTCTTAACAGGAATATCATCCTCGATGCGTATCTCACGTGTACCATCCACTGCGAGCACTTCCACAAGCACATGGATCTCATCGCCGTCCTCGTTCATCTGTGCAAAGGAACCAATAGGAACGATACAACCGCCTTCAACATCCGTAATAAGAAGACGTTCCACTTCTGTTTCCATCCTTGAGCGTTCATGGTTCAGAACAGAACATGCCCTCTCCGCTTCATCGTCCGCCCTTGTGACAACCACAATGGTACCCTGATTCGCAGATGGACAGAATGCTTCTGCAGGAAGGCGTTGTACATCCATATCCCAACCCATACGCTGAAGTCCTGCTTCAGCGAGCAGGATGCCGTCGTACTGACCTGCTTTAAGCTTCTGTATGCGTGTATTGATGTTACCCCGAAGGTCCTCTACGTTGAGATCAGGGCGATACCTGAGAAGTTGTGCCCTTCTGCGCATAGATGTGGTTCCGATGATAGCACCATCTGGAAGTTCATCCAGAGTAGAACCGTCTGCTGTTAAAAGCACATCATATGGAGAATCACGTTTAAGCACCGCAGCAATAGCAAGTTCAGGCGGTCTTACGGTCGGAAGGTCTTTCATGGAGTGAACCGCGATATCCACTTCTCCTTCGATCATCCTGTCATCGAGCTCACGTACGAAAACACCTACTCCGGCAACTTCATGGAGCGGCCGGTCCGTGAACACATCGCCGGATGTCTTGATAACATTCCTTGTAAGTTCATGGCCTTTCTCTTCAAGCATTTTTGTAACAAGGTCAGCCTGAGCGATGGCCAGAGCACTTCCGCGGGTTCCGAGTATCATCTTAAGCATCTCCTTACTTCAAGTTAACTGCATAAGCTTCGAGTGTTGTCTCAAGATCAGCTTCTGTATGTGCAGTTGACAAAAAGTTTGTCTCGAACTGGGATGGTGGAAGGAAGACATTGCTGTCAAGCATGTCGTGGAAGAACTGAAGGTAACCTTCCTTATCGCATTTCAGTACATCCTGATAGTTCAGAGGTTTGTCACCGAAGAACACCTTGAACATGGATGCAATGCCACCAACATGGAAATCAAGTCTTTTGTCAGCGATTATGTCATTAAGACCGGCACGAAGCATATTCCCAGTAGCTTCGAGCTTCTCATGGACCTTCTCCTTTTCCAGCACATCCACCGCTGCAATACCTGCTGCAACGGATGCCGGACTACCACTGAACGTACCTGCCTGATAAACTGAACCTGAAGGAGAGATCATCTCGAGGATCTCACGTTTACCACCAAAAACACCGATAGGCAAGCCGCCTCCGACTATCTTTCCAAGAGTGGTCATATCAGGTGTAACACCGAAATATTCCTGTGCTCCGCCCATTGCAAGCCTGAAACCGGTGATGACCTCATCGAATATAAGAACAACATCGTTCTCTTCCGTTACCTTCCTCACTTCCTTGAGATAATCACCCTCTGGAAGTATAGGACCAATGTTACCCAGAACAGGCTCCATGATAACAGCAGCCATATCATCCTGATTCGATTCGATGACCTCTGTCATTGCCTCGATATCATTGTAAGCCACTTGGAGGGTGTTCTTTGTGAAATCTTCCGGTATGCCAAGGGAATCCGGTTTGCCGTGTGTCGTTGCACCTGAACCTGCCTTGACCAGGACAGCGTCATGAGCTCCATGGAAACCACCCTCGATCTTAACGAACTTGTTCTTACAGGTAAACCCGCGGGCAGCCCTGAGAGCGCTCATTGTAGCTTCGGTACCTGTGGAAACAAATCTGAGCATATCAATGCTTGGATAAAGGGAAGCTATCTTTTCACCAAGGGTCACTTCAAGACCTGTTGGTGTTCCGTAAAGCCAGCCTTTATCAAGCTGGTCGATAATGGCCTGTTTGATGACAGGATTTGCATGTCCCAGAATATTAGGGCCGTATGCCAGACAATAATCAATGTACTCGTTCCCGTCAACATCCTTTATGCGGCAACCGTTTGCAGATTCCGTATAGAACGGATATGGTTTGATAGCACGAACCGGACTGCTGACCCCACCTGGAAGGATCTTTCTTGCTTTGTCGAATAGGTCTTTGGACTTGTCTAAAGTAACCATGATAACACCATTTGATATTTAATTGTAAATTTTGTATTTCTTAGAAATATATCGTTGTTGCCCTCAAAGCTCATTTAAGCATACGAGCGAGATCTTTTGCGAAATACGTCAGTATCATATCAGCACCTGCACGCTTGATGGAAAGGAGGGATTCATACATGACCAACTTCTCGTCAAGCCAGCCTTTTTCAGCTGCCGCCTTTAGCATGGAATATTCCCCACTGACATTGTACGCAGCAGTAGGCATCTTGAACTCATTCTTAATGCGATAGATTATATCAAGATAAGGAAGAGCAGGCTTCACCATTATTATATCTGCACCTTCCAGAATATCCAGTTCCGCTTCACGGATAGCCTCATTTGAATTTGCAGGGTCCATCTGATACGTTGAACGGTCACCGAACTGGAAACCGGAATCAGCAGCCTCTCTGAATGGACCGTAAAATGCCGAAGTGTATTTTGCAGCATAGGACATGATAGGAGTGTTCTCAAAATGGTTTTCATCGAGAGAATTACGGATAGCACCTATCATACCATCCATCATGCCTGACGGTGCAACTATGTCCGCTCCGGCTTCAACATGACTTGTGGCGATCTTGCCGAGAATATCAAGAGTAGGGTCATTCAGTACGTCCTCAGTGTCCATATCGACAATACCACAGTGACCGTGATCGGTATATTCACACATACAGACATCGGTGATGACCACCATATCTTTACCAAGGTCTTCCTTGATGCTTCGGACCGCCTGTTGTACGATGTCATCCTCGCCATGAGAACAGGTCCCGACAGCATCTTTGTGCTTAGGAATACCAAACAGTACCAATGCAGGAATACCTAGATCCGCTGCTTCCTTTGCATCATCTACCACTTTGTCCAGTGGCAAGCGCTGTATTCCGGGCATAGAGGATATATCCACGGAAGAATCAGTGGTCTCATCTACGAACATCGGATATATCAGGTCATCTACGCCAAGTGAGGTCTCCCGCACCAGATCGCGTATCTTACCACTTCTTAACCTTCGCATTCTAACCTGTGGGAACATTAGTATCAACTCTTATTTTGTAATTCCATCGTTCTTCTTAATCGGTCGTATATCAAACAAACGAGATACGGAATCAAGGAACTTATCGTCATCATATTCCGCTGCGTTGCGTAATTTCTTGGTGGGTTCTGCAAGGATCTTATTAGTGATCGCATGCGTGAGATCTTCAAGCACCTTGCGTTCAATTTCCCCAATAGTATGGTAGGCACTCAGTTTATTGATGGCATGCTCCATTTCGTTATGCCTGAGGCCATGTGATTGGCTATAAAGATTCGATATGATAGCATCAGCCTTTTGACGTTTGTACTGAGCTTTCACCATATCCAGTTCATCATCAATGATGATCTCGGCCTTCTTGGCCTCCACCATCCTCATCTGAAGGTTCTTTTCATTAATAACACGTAAACCATCGATATTACGGAGAATCACATGTGGAATTTCTTCGACCGCAGGATCGATATCTCTCGGGCTTGCAATATCTATTAGAAGGAGTTCGTTCTCGCGGCCTTCCATAACTTTAGCCACAAGATCACCTTTCAATACATAATGAGGAGCAGAAGTAGCACTGATAACCACATCGGCAGCACGGACATATTTTTCCAGCTGGTCGAACATGACGGCTTCCCCGCCAAGTTCTTCAGCCAGGTCCCTTGCCTTCTCGTAAGTACGATTTGCAAGATAGATAACATGCATATCCCGGTGTGAAAGTGCTCTCGTGACCAATGTGCCCATTTCACCGGTGCCGATCACAAGAATGTGCTTGTCATTCAGACCGTCAAGGATATCCTCTGCAAGATCGACCGCGGCCGAAGCAATGGAAACTGCACCCCTGTTGATGAAGGTCTCTGTACGGACCCTCTTGCCCACCTGGATCGCCTTGCTGAATGCGGTACTAAGCACTTTACCAACAGTTCCTGCCCCTTTGGCCATCAGGAAAAAGTCCTTGATCTGACCGAGGATCTGGTCTTCCCCGATTATCATCGATTCGAGACCGCATGCAAGCCTGAGCAGATGTCTTAACGATTCATCATGGTCATAGAACTCCACGATCTTTGCGGAAACGCCCATCTCTTTTGCATAGTGGAAAAGTACACTGCTACCTTTTGAAGATACCACATATATCTCTACACGATTACAGGTCTTGAGGACTGCACACTCATAAACAAGCTCATTTGAGTAAAGCTGGCTCAGGACAAGGTCGATGTCGCCGTGCCAGGAGTCTTCCATTTCCTCAACAGTAGCCTTTGCGTGCGTGATTACCATACTGGATATTTCTGTCACTCCAAGCCTCCACGGACGGCGTGTGATAAGTGTAACATGTCCTCATGAATACGAGCATTGAACTTAAACCTAATGTAATATTTCATGATAACATCAACCTTTCTTGTCCAGGTGCTCCTGAACTATATTGTATGCTACATTATACCCTTTTTCATACGAAACTTCCAGGGCATCCCATATAGCCTTGTCCTCAAGTATCTTCCAGAGAAGGGCTTTACGCTCTTTCTGCAAGTCCACTTTACTTTTGAGCAAGGTTCGCATCTCATCCTGCAAGCGTATCATCTCCCCATATTGAGGAGTGATTATAGCTTCCAGTTTCCTGCGAGTATATTTTGAGACCGCAGGACTTGAACCAAAGGTAGATATGCCTATGGAAAGTCCATTCCGTTGTATAACAGAAGGAATTACGACCTCCCCTGCCATATCAATGCGGTTTACAAGGATCCCACACCCTTGTGCAAGCTCCCTTATCCTGTCATTCAATGAAGGAACGTTCGTTGCAGGAATTACAAGAAAAGCATCTTCCATCAGGTCAAGTATAGATTCATCGGAAACAGAGGAAAGGTCTGATTTTATCAATTCAACTTTTGAAGAGGAAGCAAGCTCTTCAAGCTCAGGAGATAGATCAATGCTTATTACAACAGTTTCTGCGTATTCTGCAAAGAGGGAGGCTTTTCGAAATCCCACAGAACCTCCACCGAAAACCACCACTTTTCGACCTTCCATATCAATGAAAAGAGGCAGATATTTCCGACCAAGGGCCCTCCCTGTCATTTACAGCCTCACGCCAGTCTTTTTAAATTCACGTACACTGTACAGAAGATTGTAATCAGAGATCCCCGTTGCAATGGATATCTCTTTAGCAACATGCTCACAATCTTCACGAGTATATGAATGCACCATTGTGAAGAGGTTGTAAGGCCAATCCGGATATCGAGGTCTTTCGTAGCAATGTGTCACTTCAGAAAAACCTGCCATGACCGCACCTACCTCTTCGACAAGCTCATCTGGAACGTTCCAGGTGCACATTGCATTTGCGGTTATGCCAATCGCACGATGTCCGATAGATGCACCGAACCTTCGAATAAAACCATTCACCTGAAGATGCTTGATCCTATCGACCACATCCTCTTCGGTCATGCCAAGTTCCTTTGCCACATCAGCAAAAGGAGAATGAGTAAACGGGATCCCATCCTGGGTCAATTTGAGAAGACGTGTATCAAGCTCATCCATTTGAATATTATTATCTGACATCGAATTTCACCCCGATCTTAAAGAGGCGTTTTGTCGGAAGATCGATCAGTGGACAACCGGTCTCATCCTTGAGGTCGTATATTATCTGCTCCAGACGTTCCCGGTTCGCAGCGGAAACTGTGAACCAGATGTTATAATCCGCCTGACGCAAATAGTTGTGAGAAACTTCCTGATGACTATTGATCAATTCTGCGACCTCATCGATGCGGGATTCCGGCACCTCCATTGCAACAAGTGTACTGATGCCACCAACCCTTTTCGTGTTGATGACCGGACCTATACGCCTTATTGCGCCTTTCCTGCTAAGTCGTTCCATGCGTACCAGCAAGTCCTCTTCAGAAATACCAAGCTGCTGGCTTAATTTCTCAAATGGGTGAGGATCAAGAGGAAAATCCAGCTGTATCAGGTTCAGGATCGACTTATCGACCTCATCAAGTTGTATCATGTAAATTAACACCATTTTTATTTGCAATCGATCTGGATGCTAGGCAGAGTTCATGCTATCATTAGATTATTAATATTTCCCATAACCAGAGTTCATCTGGGATTATATATACAGTATGGCTCTTCCGCCATGTAGTCACCAGTGGCTGCATAAGCACGGGCACGACAGCCGCCACATACATTTTTGTAGCTACATCTTCCGCATTTACCACCGAGCTTATCATAATCGCGAAGATCGTTGAAAAGTACTGAATCTTCCCAGATCTCCTTGAAGCTCTTTTCCTTTATATTGCCTGCGATAACTGGAAGATATCCACAGGGCTGGACATCCCCTGTACTGGAAACAAAGCAAAAGCTTATGCCTCCGAGACAGCCACGAGTCATTGCTTCATAACCATGTGTCTTAACAGTGACCTCAGTGCCTTCTCTTTTCGCACGCTGTCGCATTATTCTGAAATAGTGAGGAGCGCATGTGGCCTTCAACTGGATCTTGACGTGCTTCTGCTGATCATAGAACCAGTTCAGCACGCGTTCATATTCAGCAGGAGGGATCTCTTCGTTCTCGAGTTCCTTACCTCTGCCTGTTGGCACAAGAAGGAAGATATGATGGGCTTCCGCTCCAATATTGGTTGCAATTTCAAGAATGGCAGGGATCTCATCGATGTTCCTTTTTGTTATGGTCGTATTTATCTGGAAACCAAGGCCGCCTGCTTTCAGGTACTCGATACCACGCATCGAGCTCTCGAATGCACCGGGAACTCCGCGGAAGTCGTCATGTGTCTGTGCAGTTGAACCATCGAT includes:
- the ahbA gene encoding siroheme decarboxylase subunit alpha produces the protein MIQLDEVDKSILNLIQLDFPLDPHPFEKLSQQLGISEEDLLVRMERLSRKGAIRRIGPVINTKRVGGISTLVAMEVPESRIDEVAELINSHQEVSHNYLRQADYNIWFTVSAANRERLEQIIYDLKDETGCPLIDLPTKRLFKIGVKFDVR
- a CDS encoding dihydroorotate dehydrogenase electron transfer subunit encodes the protein MKPVNAKIVEIVEESPTIRTFRFDISFDDALPGQFVMVWVRGVDEVPMGSSYLNGITVQNVGDATSKLFDMKVGDSVGLRGPFGKGFTLPKKDEHILIIAGGVGAAPLGPLADYAAECGAKVTTILGSRECYELVFEDRFSSAGELHITTDDGSAGTCGFVTTVLADMDVSVYDRICVCGPEIMMANVMKALQEKDALDRSEFSMHRYFKCAIGVCGACCMDPDGLRVCKDGPVLNGSLLIDSELGDHKRNSSSQRVRV
- the hemC gene encoding hydroxymethylbilane synthase; the protein is MILGTRGSALAIAQADLVTKMLEEKGHELTRNVIKTSGDVFTDRPLHEVAGVGVFVRELDDRMIEGEVDIAVHSMKDLPTVRPPELAIAAVLKRDSPYDVLLTADGSTLDELPDGAIIGTTSMRRRAQLLRYRPDLNVEDLRGNINTRIQKLKAGQYDGILLAEAGLQRMGWDMDVQRLPAEAFCPSANQGTIVVVTRADDEAERACSVLNHERSRMETEVERLLITDVEGGCIVPIGSFAQMNEDGDEIHVLVEVLAVDGTREIRIEDDIPVKNYREHALSIGRMLVEMGGKELVQEAVCEMSGCDDE
- the hemA gene encoding glutamyl-tRNA reductase — translated: MTEISSMVITHAKATVEEMEDSWHGDIDLVLSQLYSNELVYECAVLKTCNRVEIYVVSSKGSSVLFHYAKEMGVSAKIVEFYDHDESLRHLLRLACGLESMIIGEDQILGQIKDFFLMAKGAGTVGKVLSTAFSKAIQVGKRVRTETFINRGAVSIASAAVDLAEDILDGLNDKHILVIGTGEMGTLVTRALSHRDMHVIYLANRTYEKARDLAEELGGEAVMFDQLEKYVRAADVVISATSAPHYVLKGDLVAKVMEGRENELLLIDIASPRDIDPAVEEIPHVILRNIDGLRVINEKNLQMRMVEAKKAEIIIDDELDMVKAQYKRQKADAIISNLYSQSHGLRHNEMEHAINKLSAYHTIGEIERKVLEDLTHAITNKILAEPTKKLRNAAEYDDDKFLDSVSRLFDIRPIKKNDGITK
- the ahbD gene encoding heme b synthase codes for the protein MVKPPRLIAWELTWGCNLACVHCRGSSTSEIPEGELSTSEAKHFVDEIVEMGDPILILTGGEPLVRKDVYEIARYATDKGLRVALATNGTLLNDGVVKKLKDAGVQRVSISIDGSTAQTHDDFRGVPGAFESSMRGIEYLKAGGLGFQINTTITKRNIDEIPAILEIATNIGAEAHHIFLLVPTGRGKELENEEIPPAEYERVLNWFYDQQKHVKIQLKATCAPHYFRIMRQRAKREGTEVTVKTHGYEAMTRGCLGGISFCFVSSTGDVQPCGYLPVIAGNIKEKSFKEIWEDSVLFNDLRDYDKLGGKCGRCSYKNVCGGCRARAYAATGDYMAEEPYCIYNPR
- the ahbB gene encoding siroheme decarboxylase subunit beta — encoded protein: MSDNNIQMDELDTRLLKLTQDGIPFTHSPFADVAKELGMTEEDVVDRIKHLQVNGFIRRFGASIGHRAIGITANAMCTWNVPDELVEEVGAVMAGFSEVTHCYERPRYPDWPYNLFTMVHSYTREDCEHVAKEISIATGISDYNLLYSVREFKKTGVRL
- a CDS encoding precorrin-2 dehydrogenase/sirohydrochlorin ferrochelatase family protein, which codes for MTGRALGRKYLPLFIDMEGRKVVVFGGGSVGFRKASLFAEYAETVVISIDLSPELEELASSSKVELIKSDLSSVSDESILDLMEDAFLVIPATNVPSLNDRIRELAQGCGILVNRIDMAGEVVIPSVIQRNGLSIGISTFGSSPAVSKYTRRKLEAIITPQYGEMIRLQDEMRTLLKSKVDLQKERKALLWKILEDKAIWDALEVSYEKGYNVAYNIVQEHLDKKG
- the hemL gene encoding glutamate-1-semialdehyde 2,1-aminomutase, whose amino-acid sequence is MVTLDKSKDLFDKARKILPGGVSSPVRAIKPYPFYTESANGCRIKDVDGNEYIDYCLAYGPNILGHANPVIKQAIIDQLDKGWLYGTPTGLEVTLGEKIASLYPSIDMLRFVSTGTEATMSALRAARGFTCKNKFVKIEGGFHGAHDAVLVKAGSGATTHGKPDSLGIPEDFTKNTLQVAYNDIEAMTEVIESNQDDMAAVIMEPVLGNIGPILPEGDYLKEVRKVTEENDVVLIFDEVITGFRLAMGGAQEYFGVTPDMTTLGKIVGGGLPIGVFGGKREILEMISPSGSVYQAGTFSGSPASVAAGIAAVDVLEKEKVHEKLEATGNMLRAGLNDIIADKRLDFHVGGIASMFKVFFGDKPLNYQDVLKCDKEGYLQFFHDMLDSNVFLPPSQFETNFLSTAHTEADLETTLEAYAVNLK
- a CDS encoding dihydroorotate dehydrogenase gives rise to the protein MVTITGIDFKNPTMLASGIMGTTGASLLRIAECGAGGVVTKSIGPEPKAGHPNPSMIKLECGFLNAMGLPNPSYTEFDNEIKTVRSGTDVPVIASIFGGNAEDFVKVAEGLADSEPAAFELNVSCPHAEGYGATIGTDTCMVESITAAVCDAVDVPVWVKLTPNVTDIKAIGKAAQNGGADAVVAINTLRGMAIDINSGYPILGNRFGGLSGPAVKPVAIKCVYDLYEALDIPVIGVGGVSTWEDAVEMMMAGASAVQIGSAVHESVDIFSDIASGIELFLQDKGYSDVGDIIGLSHEVI
- the hemB gene encoding porphobilinogen synthase, coding for MFPQVRMRRLRSGKIRDLVRETSLGVDDLIYPMFVDETTDSSVDISSMPGIQRLPLDKVVDDAKEAADLGIPALVLFGIPKHKDAVGTCSHGEDDIVQQAVRSIKEDLGKDMVVITDVCMCEYTDHGHCGIVDMDTEDVLNDPTLDILGKIATSHVEAGADIVAPSGMMDGMIGAIRNSLDENHFENTPIMSYAAKYTSAFYGPFREAADSGFQFGDRSTYQMDPANSNEAIREAELDILEGADIIMVKPALPYLDIIYRIKNEFKMPTAAYNVSGEYSMLKAAAEKGWLDEKLVMYESLLSIKRAGADMILTYFAKDLARMLK
- a CDS encoding type I restriction-modification system subunit M is translated as MAKNNNKTQDETIEKQLWKAADKLRKNIDAAEYKHIVLGLIFLKYISDSFEELYQKLQKGDGDYTGADPEDRDEYKAENVFFVPAIARWSYLQSKAKQPEIGKDVDRAMDAIERENPLLKGVLPKVFARGNLDPTSLGGLIDLVSNIALGDAKARSADILGHVFEYFLGEFALAEGKRGGQFYTPRSVVELLVEMLEPYNGRVFDPCCGSGGMFVQSEKFVADHRGKVNDISIYGQESNQTTWRLAKMNLAIRGIDSSQVKWNNEGSFLNDSHKDLKADYVIANPPFNDSDWSGDLLRKDGRWKYGVPPAGNANYAWIQHFLYHLSPNGQAGFVLAKGSLTSKSSGEGDIRKELVESRMVDCIVNLPPKLFLNTQIPASLWFLSRNKANGKYRNRTDEILFIDARNMGHLINRRTREFSPEDIQKVADTYHNWRNPDGNYEDVKGFCNSTSIERVHELDYVVTPGRYVGLPVEEDDFDFNERFTGLKAEFEGQLKEEEQLNSQILENLSKIKMEGDNEI